In Lentisphaerota bacterium, the DNA window CGCGCGGCTGGCTTTTCTCTTGGAGCGCGAGGGTGTCGTAGAAGCGACCGGTGGGTGCGTTGAGGAAGGCGTCGCGGGTGATCCGGCCGTCTGGGGTCCATGCGGGCGCGGGGGCGCGGCGGAGGGGGAGCGCATTTTCATCATTTCAGCGTTTTCACGCGGCGGGGACGCCGCGTCCACGAGAAACGCGCCTTTTCAGCTTTCAGTTTTCAGCATTTCAGCTTTCTCTTCTGTCGCCGTAGAGCCTTGACGTTGGATCGGACAATAGATATGCTTGCATTAGCAATACAAGTGCAGTACGCTTGCATCATCAACTGAGAGGACTCGATATGAGTACAACGACACTTCAAGTACGTCTGGACCACCAACTCAAGAAGGACGCTGACCACTTCTTCTCGACGGCAGGGTTGGACACCACAACTGCGGTCAGGATGTTTCTCCGGCAGGTCCTGATTCGGCAGGCAATCCCCTTTGACATTGTCGCCGATGATCCCTTTTACGCCGCCGCCAACCAGAAAGTCTTGAAGAAATCCATCCGGCAACTGGAGTCGGGGAACGGAAAGGCGCACGCACTTGCCGAGGTCTAGTCATGAACAAGGTCTTCTCG includes these proteins:
- a CDS encoding type II toxin-antitoxin system RelB/DinJ family antitoxin, whose amino-acid sequence is MSTTTLQVRLDHQLKKDADHFFSTAGLDTTTAVRMFLRQVLIRQAIPFDIVADDPFYAAANQKVLKKSIRQLESGNGKAHALAEV